One window from the genome of Veillonellaceae bacterium encodes:
- a CDS encoding Nramp family divalent metal transporter, giving the protein MGFLSSWRKRLGLFLAVMGPGIITAFADNDAGGIATYSAAGAKYGYSMLFIMLTGIVFLTIAQEISARTGAVTGRGLSDLIREMFGVKWTFFAMAILIIANLGTTASEFSGIATSFEIFGISKYISVPIMAVLIWWLVLKASYDRIEKIFLALCLTFFSYVITGILIDPPWNEVLSAAVKPTFSGDTAFLLMAVGVIGTTITPWGQFYIQAAVVDKGITAKDYKLTRWDVYIGSFFTGLIAFFIIVATAATLYGNGITIETAQDAAYALEPLAGKYASMLFGFGLLGASMLAAFILPLSTAYAVCEALGFEHGINKTYEEAPVFFGLYTVLIALGAGMVLWPGLSLYAVMLVSQVINGILLPPILIFMVLIASDKNIMGEYANSKAYNTLVWMITLILIALTLLLLFSTIAPEAVSSLF; this is encoded by the coding sequence ATGGGTTTTTTAAGCAGCTGGCGCAAGCGCCTCGGACTTTTTCTGGCGGTAATGGGGCCGGGAATTATCACGGCGTTTGCCGATAATGATGCTGGCGGAATTGCGACTTATTCGGCGGCCGGCGCTAAATACGGCTATTCAATGTTGTTTATTATGCTGACAGGGATTGTTTTTCTGACTATTGCTCAGGAGATATCGGCACGGACCGGTGCTGTAACTGGACGGGGTCTGTCGGATTTAATTCGAGAAATGTTCGGCGTAAAATGGACTTTTTTTGCTATGGCTATTTTGATTATTGCCAACCTCGGGACGACCGCATCAGAGTTTTCTGGGATAGCGACAAGTTTTGAAATCTTTGGAATAAGTAAATACATTTCTGTTCCGATTATGGCTGTTTTAATCTGGTGGCTAGTGCTCAAGGCCAGCTATGATAGAATTGAAAAAATCTTCTTAGCCCTGTGCCTTACTTTCTTCAGTTATGTAATAACCGGTATTCTTATTGACCCGCCATGGAATGAAGTGCTTTCGGCAGCCGTCAAACCAACCTTCTCCGGCGATACGGCATTTCTGCTGATGGCAGTTGGGGTAATAGGGACCACAATTACGCCTTGGGGCCAGTTTTACATACAGGCCGCCGTTGTCGATAAAGGTATTACTGCCAAGGACTACAAACTGACGCGGTGGGATGTTTATATAGGATCGTTTTTTACCGGGCTTATTGCCTTTTTTATAATTGTTGCTACTGCTGCCACGCTGTATGGGAACGGCATTACAATTGAAACCGCCCAAGACGCGGCCTATGCGCTGGAGCCGCTGGCCGGTAAGTATGCTAGTATGTTATTCGGCTTCGGGCTTTTAGGGGCATCAATGCTGGCTGCGTTTATTCTTCCGTTGAGCACTGCTTATGCGGTATGCGAGGCGTTAGGATTTGAGCACGGCATCAATAAGACATATGAGGAAGCTCCGGTGTTTTTTGGTCTATACACTGTGCTTATTGCGCTAGGCGCCGGAATGGTGCTATGGCCGGGCTTGTCACTCTACGCTGTTATGTTAGTTTCACAGGTAATAAACGGCATCTTACTACCACCCATCCTCATATTTATGGTACTCATTGCCAGTGATAAGAATATTATGGGCGAATATGCCAACTCTAAGGCGTACAACACGCTGGTATGGATGATTACGTTGATTCTAATTGCTTTGACGCTCCTTTTGCTGTTTTCGACAATAGCACCCGAGGCAGTCAGTTCCTTGTTCTGA
- a CDS encoding GerAB/ArcD/ProY family transporter — protein MSYQPGNKGVAGGISLVIMLTFPFIFLTTPAQTVERGAGLAWLIPLLAAVPPISIVWGLSYVLSNFKGDLYTVSKILLGRVGAWLVTLYYISLFFLDAILLSRQFAENTLLTALPKAEFSVIILVYLGVAAVLCYAGLEAMVRANYIITPFSILALVLVLLLLAPYYNIYNLAPWQGTGLEKVIPSAFLVAGAQAGVLALIILAPNFQKLSSIKIAAVFGIGLSSMLKSATVLVFTLVFGVGAAQEKVLPFFEMARLVYLSRYIQRIESLFIVLWVIAGVLAIAINLYIGLYLITRLLNLPTLRPLIPIASILLAQAAMLPPDIATIIVLDGILITTYFNIGLYIIPSILIIAALLKKRKKEAIKCAG, from the coding sequence GTGAGCTATCAGCCAGGTAATAAGGGAGTAGCAGGCGGAATATCGCTAGTCATAATGCTAACTTTTCCGTTTATCTTTTTGACAACACCAGCCCAGACGGTCGAGCGTGGCGCCGGTCTGGCTTGGCTCATCCCACTGCTTGCTGCTGTGCCGCCGATTAGTATCGTGTGGGGGTTAAGCTATGTGCTCAGCAACTTTAAAGGCGATCTGTATACAGTCAGCAAAATACTGTTGGGGCGGGTTGGCGCATGGTTAGTAACTTTATATTATATTAGCCTCTTTTTTCTTGATGCCATTCTTCTTTCCCGACAATTTGCCGAGAATACGTTGCTGACAGCATTACCCAAAGCTGAATTCTCAGTAATAATTTTGGTTTATTTAGGCGTTGCCGCGGTACTATGTTACGCCGGATTGGAGGCTATGGTAAGAGCTAATTATATAATAACCCCATTTAGTATTTTGGCGCTCGTTCTAGTATTGCTCTTATTAGCGCCATACTACAATATCTATAACCTTGCCCCATGGCAGGGGACAGGGCTTGAGAAGGTTATTCCGTCAGCGTTTCTTGTAGCTGGCGCCCAAGCCGGAGTCCTTGCGCTGATTATTTTAGCTCCTAACTTTCAAAAGCTGTCATCGATAAAAATAGCGGCTGTTTTTGGTATTGGTTTAAGTTCAATGCTTAAGTCGGCAACCGTCCTGGTATTTACCCTGGTATTCGGGGTCGGGGCGGCCCAAGAAAAGGTTTTGCCTTTTTTTGAAATGGCGCGCCTTGTTTATTTAAGTCGCTATATCCAACGAATTGAGTCGCTATTTATTGTCTTGTGGGTAATAGCCGGCGTGTTGGCGATTGCCATAAACCTATATATTGGACTGTATCTTATAACCCGGCTGCTGAATTTACCGACATTGCGGCCGCTCATTCCGATTGCAAGCATACTATTAGCGCAGGCTGCAATGTTGCCTCCCGATATTGCTACTATTATTGTGCTCGACGGCATTCTTATTACCACCTATTTTAATATCGGACTTTACATTATTCCCTCAATACTAATTATTGCCGCTTTGCTGAAAAAGCGTAAGAAGGAGGCAATTAAATGCGCCGGATGA
- a CDS encoding PAS domain S-box protein: MKNLASLQKCIVEAEARFFKMFAIMQNPACIISLPEEKVVNANYRFIQTFRYSLNELLDKTLEELQILDNRKQYAEAKRRIMAQGYLREYVSSLRSSQGHVLTARLFVDYIVIKGRKFLLLQLANVGEQQAVDTTQPQIASLLEQMNDGYIKLDRSLNILNINKESERMLGRPREELIGKNIAVEFPLEPHSQICKAAIKARTENVNTVVEDYLPTIGKWAETRFYPSADSIAVFFRDINDRKKEEAKLRRSRQQFKTLVENSLDVIVRLDRKYRFVYVSPAIKLLTDIPEDYLAGKTWDDFNIAREYSENFRKHCNQVFSTGKGEVFETEIPTIRGIRQCHIHAAPEFSDDGSIEYVLAIIRDVTEIKQMEKEMARLDRLNLVGEMAASIGHEVRNPMTTVRGFLQMLSTKPDLDKYRGFFSLMIEELDRANSIITEYLSLAKNKAIDAKMANLNRVIRTVLPLMEADALRMNKSIIANFADVPDLLLDEKEIRQCVLNLVRNGLEAMSEGGTITISTYREEEAVVLAIKDEGSGISPEMLDKLGTPFLTTKDTGTGLGLPVCYSIAKRHNAHISVETGKSGTTFFIRFCHGGGSPDTNITSTTSDVNFP, translated from the coding sequence ATGAAAAACCTAGCCAGCTTGCAAAAATGTATCGTTGAAGCTGAGGCTCGCTTTTTTAAAATGTTTGCAATTATGCAAAATCCCGCCTGCATTATATCTTTACCGGAGGAAAAAGTTGTTAATGCTAACTACCGCTTTATCCAGACATTTCGCTATAGTTTAAATGAGCTGCTCGACAAAACGCTGGAAGAACTGCAAATATTGGACAATAGAAAGCAATATGCCGAGGCCAAGCGGCGGATCATGGCCCAGGGGTATTTGCGGGAATATGTCAGCAGCCTTAGGAGTAGTCAAGGTCATGTACTTACCGCACGCTTATTTGTCGATTATATTGTTATCAAAGGTCGGAAGTTTCTGTTGCTGCAATTAGCAAATGTTGGTGAGCAGCAGGCGGTAGATACAACCCAGCCGCAAATTGCCAGCCTCTTGGAGCAAATGAATGATGGCTATATCAAATTAGACCGGAGTTTAAATATCCTAAATATAAATAAAGAAAGTGAAAGAATGCTAGGTAGACCGCGGGAGGAGCTAATTGGCAAAAATATTGCCGTTGAATTTCCCCTTGAGCCTCATTCGCAAATTTGTAAAGCGGCAATTAAAGCAAGAACTGAGAATGTTAATACTGTCGTTGAAGATTATCTTCCCACTATCGGTAAATGGGCAGAGACTCGTTTCTATCCTTCTGCCGATAGCATAGCAGTGTTTTTTCGCGATATTAATGATCGAAAAAAGGAAGAAGCCAAGCTTAGGCGCAGTCGTCAACAGTTTAAAACCCTTGTTGAAAACTCGCTGGACGTCATCGTACGACTGGATCGTAAGTATCGTTTTGTTTACGTCAGCCCTGCTATCAAGCTCTTGACAGACATCCCCGAAGACTATTTAGCCGGCAAGACATGGGATGATTTTAATATCGCTCGCGAATACTCGGAGAACTTTCGTAAACATTGCAATCAGGTTTTCTCTACGGGTAAGGGCGAGGTATTTGAAACGGAAATACCCACTATTCGCGGTATTCGCCAATGTCATATCCATGCGGCGCCGGAGTTTAGTGACGATGGCAGTATTGAGTATGTATTAGCAATTATCCGAGATGTGACTGAAATAAAACAGATGGAAAAAGAAATGGCCCGGCTTGATCGACTTAACTTGGTAGGTGAGATGGCAGCCAGCATTGGGCATGAGGTCCGAAATCCGATGACAACTGTGCGCGGTTTCTTGCAAATGTTAAGCACAAAACCAGATTTGGATAAATATCGCGGCTTTTTCAGCTTAATGATTGAGGAGCTTGATCGTGCCAATTCGATAATAACCGAGTATCTTTCCTTGGCGAAAAACAAAGCAATTGATGCCAAGATGGCCAATCTGAACCGAGTAATTCGAACTGTTCTGCCGCTCATGGAGGCTGATGCCCTGCGGATGAATAAAAGTATCATCGCCAATTTCGCCGACGTGCCGGATTTATTGCTGGATGAAAAAGAAATCCGCCAGTGCGTTTTAAACCTTGTCCGCAACGGGCTTGAGGCTATGTCCGAGGGCGGAACGATAACGATTAGCACCTATCGCGAAGAAGAGGCAGTTGTACTGGCAATTAAAGATGAGGGCTCTGGTATTTCACCGGAAATGTTAGATAAGCTGGGAACCCCTTTTTTGACGACGAAAGATACCGGTACCGGTCTCGGGCTGCCGGTATGCTATAGTATCGCCAAACGGCATAACGCCCATATTTCAGTGGAAACTGGTAAAAGCGGGACGACTTTCTTCATCCGCTTCTGTCACGGGGGCGGTTCTCCTGACACAAACATAACCTCTACTACAAGTGACGTAAATTTTCCATAG
- a CDS encoding NAD(P)-dependent oxidoreductase yields the protein MNFSKENTVIGFVGTGVMGKSMAGHLLKAGYKVMVYNRTKAKAQDLLEQGASWADQVAELAAGCNVVITMVGYPKDVEEVYLADSGLIANAKPGTCFIDMTTSSPKLAEKIYLAAKDNKMYSLDAPVSGGDVGAKEARLAIMVGGDSEVFEAVLPIFKLMGQNIILQGPAGAGQHTKMCNQIAIAAGMMGVCEAIAYAKKSGLNPDIVLKSIETGAAGSWSLSNLAPRMLAGNFAPGFYVKHFIKDMKIAIESAQEMNLKTPALDLALKLYQELAAQGEENSGTQALFKYYDR from the coding sequence ATGAATTTCAGCAAGGAAAATACCGTAATAGGGTTTGTAGGTACTGGTGTTATGGGCAAAAGCATGGCCGGCCATTTACTCAAAGCCGGTTACAAAGTAATGGTTTATAACCGGACCAAGGCTAAAGCTCAAGACCTGCTTGAACAAGGCGCTTCATGGGCAGATCAAGTTGCAGAGCTGGCCGCCGGCTGCAATGTTGTTATAACAATGGTTGGCTATCCAAAAGATGTTGAGGAAGTCTATCTTGCCGACAGCGGGCTGATTGCCAACGCCAAGCCTGGTACTTGTTTTATTGATATGACAACTTCCTCGCCTAAGTTGGCTGAAAAGATCTATCTAGCCGCTAAAGATAATAAGATGTATTCACTTGACGCCCCAGTCTCAGGCGGTGATGTTGGCGCCAAAGAAGCTCGTTTAGCTATTATGGTCGGCGGTGACAGCGAGGTATTCGAAGCCGTACTGCCTATCTTTAAGCTGATGGGTCAGAATATTATCCTGCAGGGTCCAGCCGGCGCCGGTCAACATACTAAAATGTGCAATCAAATTGCTATTGCTGCCGGTATGATGGGAGTTTGTGAGGCCATAGCCTATGCAAAAAAATCAGGGCTTAACCCTGATATTGTTCTTAAGAGTATTGAAACAGGAGCCGCCGGCAGCTGGTCACTGTCTAACCTAGCCCCCCGGATGCTAGCTGGTAATTTCGCCCCGGGATTTTACGTAAAGCATTTTATTAAAGATATGAAAATTGCCATCGAATCAGCTCAGGAAATGAACCTTAAAACCCCAGCTCTCGACCTAGCCCTTAAGCTTTATCAAGAATTGGCCGCTCAAGGCGAAGAAAACAGCGGTACTCAAGCGCTGTTTAAATACTACGACCGATAA
- a CDS encoding N-acetylmuramoyl-L-alanine amidase → MGQLVRGRFITLGGLRDMALAARDELWQTAKAVGRDAKLYLHWTAGHYGQFYDDYHINIDADGSVYATSEDLAEIKAHTWRRNSGAIGISLACCARATPNDLGDEPPTDMQIECLAQVVAVLCTCMDIPLDGAHVMTHAEAANLDDYGPDTTYERWDLWILKTGDQPGSGGDIIRGKAVYYCAGELNDSRINEL, encoded by the coding sequence ATGGGTCAACTAGTAAGAGGCCGGTTTATTACTCTCGGGGGGTTAAGAGATATGGCTTTAGCTGCCCGGGATGAATTATGGCAGACTGCCAAGGCAGTCGGGCGGGACGCTAAACTATATCTGCATTGGACGGCCGGACACTATGGGCAGTTTTATGATGATTATCATATTAACATTGACGCTGACGGCAGTGTGTATGCCACGTCTGAAGATTTGGCTGAGATAAAAGCCCATACTTGGCGGCGCAATAGCGGTGCAATCGGGATTTCACTGGCCTGCTGCGCCCGAGCAACGCCTAATGACTTAGGTGATGAGCCGCCGACTGATATGCAGATAGAGTGTCTGGCACAGGTGGTGGCAGTGTTGTGTACCTGCATGGATATACCACTTGACGGGGCTCATGTTATGACCCATGCCGAGGCCGCCAATCTTGATGATTATGGCCCGGATACCACGTACGAACGCTGGGATTTATGGATTTTAAAGACCGGCGATCAGCCCGGTAGCGGCGGCGACATCATCAGAGGCAAAGCAGTCTATTATTGCGCCGGCGAATTAAACGACTCCCGCATCAACGAGTTATAG
- a CDS encoding spore germination protein has product MGENAITKICSSVKNLLVYQPPRLPKPFVLNETAEDQGQDFTPDARRGLETSAQEMATLLKYAHRLREFMEEVRTAIQRQDAEKIKELAYEFKVLEEQRKEVDPIVLSYDYELTPIDRSISSRIDENEDTLKALYHIPLNKDIVMRDFVIPGKNPTKAMIVFTDGLIDKQVINLSILQPLMKFDGTDKDAISLEYLAYIVDKCLPSNQAKETTLFRDVAIGLNGGDTILFIDGVPGAAIIETKGYEHRGPERPQIEQSVRGAQAAFAEALRVNTGLIRSMMQTNQLVTEIINVGERIPVKCAIMYLKSVANPNLVAEVRRRIEGISTDYIVDLGILEQLIEDHPSIPFPQSLSTERVDRVTAHLAEGRVAIILDGTPFAHIVPAGFFTFFHSADDFSLKTPLADFTRILRLVGTILSVVLPALYLSIANFHQEALPTELLLAIAGARERVPFPAIIEILLMEFAFELIREAGLRIPGLLGSTIGIVGALILGQAAVEANLVSPIMVVVIAITGLASFTIPDYRMATALRLLRFIFLFSALVMGLVGVTLCLLLVTVVLCSMKSFGLPYLVPIGPKTMPGFDIVRRGSVFRQEMRPDELNTKDQRRQPHISRKWITEPPVGKGDEQ; this is encoded by the coding sequence GTGGGCGAGAATGCCATAACTAAAATTTGTAGCTCAGTTAAAAACCTGCTTGTTTATCAGCCGCCGCGTTTGCCTAAACCATTTGTTCTAAATGAAACGGCCGAAGATCAGGGACAAGACTTTACCCCGGACGCTCGGCGAGGGTTAGAAACCTCAGCCCAGGAAATGGCCACGCTATTAAAATACGCCCATCGATTGCGGGAATTCATGGAAGAGGTCCGGACGGCGATACAACGCCAGGATGCGGAAAAGATTAAAGAACTTGCCTATGAGTTTAAAGTATTGGAGGAACAGCGGAAGGAAGTAGACCCCATCGTCTTAAGTTATGACTATGAGTTAACTCCAATCGACCGCTCAATCAGCTCTCGCATTGATGAGAACGAAGACACTTTAAAAGCGCTCTATCATATACCGCTTAACAAGGATATTGTTATGCGCGATTTCGTTATTCCGGGGAAAAACCCGACTAAGGCCATGATTGTCTTTACCGATGGTCTCATTGATAAGCAGGTCATAAATCTATCAATTCTTCAGCCGTTAATGAAATTTGACGGTACGGACAAAGATGCTATCAGCCTTGAGTATTTAGCATATATCGTTGATAAATGCCTGCCCAGCAATCAGGCCAAAGAGACTACCCTTTTCAGAGATGTAGCCATCGGCTTAAATGGCGGAGATACCATATTGTTCATTGATGGCGTGCCGGGTGCAGCTATTATTGAGACCAAAGGCTATGAACATCGCGGGCCGGAACGACCGCAGATCGAGCAGTCGGTGCGGGGGGCGCAGGCAGCTTTTGCTGAAGCGCTGCGCGTTAACACCGGACTTATCAGATCTATGATGCAGACTAATCAGCTTGTAACCGAGATAATCAATGTCGGGGAGAGAATCCCGGTAAAATGCGCGATTATGTACCTAAAGTCGGTAGCCAATCCTAACTTGGTAGCCGAGGTAAGAAGGCGAATCGAGGGAATATCGACAGACTATATTGTCGACTTAGGCATTCTTGAGCAGCTTATCGAGGACCATCCGAGCATTCCTTTTCCTCAGTCGTTATCCACAGAACGAGTTGACCGGGTAACAGCCCATCTGGCCGAGGGGCGTGTGGCTATTATTCTCGATGGTACGCCTTTTGCCCATATCGTGCCGGCTGGATTTTTTACCTTTTTTCATTCAGCGGATGATTTTAGTTTAAAAACACCGCTTGCCGACTTTACCCGCATTCTTAGGCTGGTGGGGACAATTTTGTCAGTTGTGCTGCCGGCATTATATCTTTCGATTGCTAACTTCCATCAGGAAGCGCTTCCTACTGAGCTCCTGCTGGCAATAGCCGGAGCGCGGGAACGAGTCCCGTTTCCGGCTATAATTGAGATATTGTTAATGGAATTCGCGTTTGAATTAATTCGCGAGGCCGGACTACGCATTCCGGGGCTGTTAGGCTCAACGATCGGTATTGTCGGTGCTTTGATACTCGGTCAAGCTGCCGTTGAAGCGAATCTTGTCAGTCCGATTATGGTAGTTGTTATTGCGATAACAGGCCTGGCTTCCTTTACTATCCCGGATTATCGTATGGCCACAGCCCTACGGCTACTGCGGTTTATCTTTCTGTTTAGTGCTTTGGTTATGGGGCTTGTTGGCGTTACTTTATGTCTTCTGCTAGTAACAGTAGTCCTTTGTAGTATGAAATCATTTGGGCTACCTTATTTGGTTCCAATAGGGCCTAAAACCATGCCAGGTTTTGATATTGTAAGGCGCGGTTCTGTTTTTCGACAGGAAATGCGGCCTGATGAACTTAACACTAAAGACCAGCGGCGTCAGCCCCATATCAGCCGTAAGTGGATTACTGAGCCCCCTGTAGGGAAGGGGGACGAACAGTGA
- a CDS encoding Ger(x)C family spore germination protein — MRRMILALLLLVFTLLSVGCFGSRETDENAFVLVVGFDKSKRETGKLDVTFQIAVPRALATEGGKSEDITILGTITADTLAEARSMQNSGAARAPSWSHTKIIIIGDELAKQGLGQILGPIMRFREVRGSILLIVVNDDSAQNFMKKHNPKIDVVPTRFYETMLLASNESSYFPRTNLHEFYTRLKEGCAAPIIALGGINKFEDSIEPTRRKTSPNKVDEFEAGNLPRVGNAEEPEQAGTPAEIMGTAVFHDDKMVGILNSQETRMMEILRGKFRQGFYSVEDPVMPGVQVTLDIRLGERPKLTAELNDGQASLGAEVFIEAEITNLPSGTNFEMEEYRPMLEEQLTRALEKSIMKMLDRTQAMQTDVVGFGYVARTNFRTYDEFMKLNWPEIYSQAEFQVKVKTKIRRTGLMWKTIPNKVD, encoded by the coding sequence ATGCGCCGGATGATATTAGCCTTGCTTTTGTTGGTGTTTACGCTGCTGTCAGTCGGATGTTTCGGCTCTCGCGAGACAGACGAGAACGCGTTTGTTCTAGTGGTAGGGTTTGACAAAAGTAAAAGAGAAACCGGCAAGCTTGATGTGACCTTTCAGATTGCTGTTCCGCGGGCGCTGGCGACAGAGGGGGGCAAGAGCGAGGACATTACAATTTTAGGTACCATTACGGCCGATACCCTTGCTGAGGCTCGTTCGATGCAAAATTCAGGGGCGGCACGCGCACCTTCATGGTCGCATACCAAGATAATTATAATTGGTGATGAGTTAGCTAAACAGGGACTCGGGCAAATATTAGGGCCGATAATGAGATTTAGGGAAGTTCGCGGCAGTATATTGCTCATCGTAGTAAATGATGACAGCGCGCAAAACTTTATGAAAAAACATAACCCCAAAATTGACGTTGTGCCAACGCGGTTTTATGAAACAATGCTATTGGCCAGTAATGAATCAAGCTATTTTCCGCGAACCAATCTGCATGAATTTTATACCAGGTTAAAAGAGGGGTGCGCGGCGCCTATTATCGCATTAGGCGGAATTAATAAGTTTGAAGACTCAATCGAGCCGACTAGACGAAAGACGTCGCCAAACAAAGTGGACGAATTTGAGGCCGGGAATTTACCGAGGGTCGGCAATGCAGAAGAGCCGGAACAGGCGGGTACTCCGGCCGAAATAATGGGCACAGCGGTTTTTCATGATGACAAAATGGTCGGCATCTTAAACAGTCAGGAAACGCGGATGATGGAAATTCTTCGCGGCAAGTTCAGACAAGGGTTCTATAGTGTCGAAGATCCTGTTATGCCCGGAGTCCAGGTAACTTTGGATATCCGACTGGGCGAACGGCCAAAGCTAACGGCTGAGCTGAATGATGGGCAGGCTTCTTTAGGCGCTGAAGTCTTTATTGAGGCGGAGATTACTAATCTGCCGAGCGGCACCAATTTTGAAATGGAGGAATACCGCCCGATGCTTGAGGAACAGCTGACACGGGCGCTGGAAAAAAGCATTATGAAAATGCTGGATAGAACGCAGGCTATGCAAACAGATGTTGTCGGTTTCGGGTATGTGGCCAGAACAAATTTCCGAACGTACGACGAGTTTATGAAACTCAATTGGCCTGAAATCTATAGTCAGGCTGAATTTCAAGTTAAAGTTAAAACTAAAATTCGGCGGACCGGCCTGATGTGGAAAACGATACCAAACAAGGTTGATTAG
- a CDS encoding CBS domain-containing protein, producing MNAVTVLGEYYFSSLQGKPIYDADGRKVGKVKDMAMRWDGNSPQVVGIKYASKTHELIPIDMVERLSDKGIVLTGNFSTDKWIALKEEDIYISKWLLDKQIIDLQGSRLVRVNDITLSWIAQDERRFMLLVAVDIGVRGLFRRLGLEFLFKRWENQLLGFENIKPLEKRTSVLQLIRDKQQLKQLHPADIANILEEMDYKRRADFINNLEEQQAIDALAEMDLDTQVEIIEQMDEHRASDILEEMPPDEAADILGELSIEKSQGLLNLMEQEDADEVRELMQYEEDTAGALMTTEYISFSERLTAEQTINRLRELAPVAETIYYIFVTDEAEHLQGVLSLRELIVASPETYLHDIMHTKVVAVEHDDNHQKVVDIINKYSLLAVPVVDSEGIMLGIITVDDILDLIIPERGKGDAHFWVALRKRMGRGR from the coding sequence ATGAACGCTGTTACAGTTCTTGGAGAATATTATTTCAGTTCGCTGCAGGGTAAACCGATTTATGACGCCGATGGCCGAAAGGTCGGCAAAGTAAAAGATATGGCAATGCGATGGGACGGCAACTCGCCGCAGGTGGTTGGTATCAAGTATGCCAGCAAGACCCACGAACTGATCCCTATAGATATGGTTGAAAGATTAAGTGATAAAGGAATAGTATTGACAGGCAATTTTTCGACAGATAAGTGGATTGCCCTCAAAGAAGAAGATATTTACATCAGTAAATGGTTATTGGATAAGCAAATAATCGACCTGCAAGGCTCAAGATTGGTTAGGGTCAATGATATAACGCTGTCCTGGATTGCTCAGGACGAGCGGCGGTTCATGCTGCTTGTAGCTGTTGATATTGGTGTGCGCGGCTTATTCAGGCGGCTAGGGCTGGAATTTTTATTCAAACGCTGGGAAAACCAGCTGCTCGGGTTTGAGAATATTAAACCACTCGAAAAGCGCACCTCAGTGCTGCAGCTTATCCGGGATAAGCAACAGCTTAAGCAGCTTCACCCCGCTGATATCGCTAACATTCTTGAAGAGATGGATTATAAGCGTCGGGCTGATTTTATTAATAATCTTGAAGAGCAGCAGGCAATTGATGCCTTAGCAGAAATGGATCTTGACACCCAGGTCGAAATTATTGAGCAAATGGATGAGCACCGGGCATCCGATATCTTGGAAGAGATGCCGCCGGATGAAGCGGCAGATATCCTTGGCGAGCTTTCGATTGAAAAGTCGCAGGGCTTACTTAACCTGATGGAACAAGAAGATGCCGATGAAGTCCGCGAACTTATGCAATATGAAGAAGATACGGCCGGCGCGCTGATGACTACCGAATATATAAGTTTCTCTGAACGGCTTACTGCTGAGCAGACCATAAATCGCCTGCGCGAATTAGCCCCTGTTGCTGAGACTATTTATTATATATTTGTAACCGATGAGGCCGAGCACCTCCAAGGTGTGCTGTCGCTGCGCGAACTTATTGTAGCGTCTCCCGAAACCTATCTGCATGATATTATGCATACTAAGGTAGTTGCGGTAGAGCATGATGATAACCATCAAAAAGTTGTTGATATCATCAACAAATACAGCCTATTGGCAGTGCCTGTCGTAGATAGTGAAGGCATAATGCTGGGAATTATTACGGTTGACGATATTCTTGATCTTATTATCCCTGAACGCGGCAAAGGCGATGCCCACTTCTGGGTTGCGCTGCGGAAACGCATGGGAAGGGGGCGCTAA